The region tttgtctttTTGATTTCTTCAGCTGTGGAGCCCAAAACCTGATAAGCTTTGAGGTTGACGTTGATTAGGAAAAGGCTCTGTTAGATCTCATCATGGTTTCCTCTATGGCAGCATCAACGTTCTTCCCTGCTTCCTCTTCCTCTCTAGGACAACCAGTAAAGTCCTCCAAGCCATTTAGTGGAGGGCCTGATAGTGTGGATGTCCGTGGCATTGTAGCTAAACCGGCTTCATCCTCTGGTGGTTTGAAGGTCAAGACCAATGCCCAATCTTCCCCAAAGATCAATGGGACTAAAGTCAGCTTGAGAAAAGATGGCCAGATGGCTGAGGATGACACCCTTTCTTCGGCTCCGAGAACATTCTATAACCAGCTGCCTGACTGGAGCATGCTCCTTGCTGCCATTATTACTATCTTCTTGGCAGCTGAGAAGCAGTTGACTCTTCTTGACTGGAAACCAAAGAGGCCTGACATGCTTTCTGATGCCTTCGGCTTTGGAATGACTGTTCATAATGGTCTTGTTTTCAGGCAAAACTTTTCTATTCGGTCGTATGAGATCGGGGCTGATCGGACGGCATCTATAGAAACATTAATGAATCATCTACAGGTACAAGTCAATACATATAGATATCATTCTCGAACGTGTCAGCATATACTTATGATTTCTAATTGAAGTTTTGTGTATTCAGGAAACAGCACTTAATCATGTAAAGAGTGCTGGGCTCCTTGGAGATGGTTTCGGGGCAACACCAGAGATGAGTAGAAGAAATTTGATATGGGTTGTGACTAAAATGCAGGTTCTGGTTGAACGCTACCCCATATGGTATGTTTATCTCTTGACAATTGATTTTCTATCTCGACATCCATTATTGTTTCTATGGTATTGATTGTTGTCGATTTAGAGGCAGTCATTATTTCCTTGCCCTGTGCTGTTTAATTTTCAACTTTGCATTTGCTAGGCTCATGCTGTCAACAGCTCATCAagtctaatttgtttttaatttgtcaGTTGTCATATCTTCAATCTCGATGTCATGAATGGCATGGATGGTGAACAATGTTCTGCTTTCGAAAATTGTTGCCTGTCCTGTCTAGATTTTAGTGGACAATTGGCAGCACCTGACCCAAATTATGTCTCGTTCTCTCTTGGCATTAGTTTGAATGTGCAACACTCTGAGGGTCTCGATTATGTTGTTAACAATGTCAACACTGAAATGGCAAGATCATGTGATGCTTTATATGTTCATTACTTGGATCCAAATGAgtactcttgttttttttagatACACTTAATGAATGCCCGTTGCATTTGAAGTGAAGTGATACAGACCTTTAGTGCTTTTCCCTGGTTGGAAGTATA is a window of Dioscorea cayenensis subsp. rotundata cultivar TDr96_F1 chromosome 5, TDr96_F1_v2_PseudoChromosome.rev07_lg8_w22 25.fasta, whole genome shotgun sequence DNA encoding:
- the LOC120262150 gene encoding palmitoyl-acyl carrier protein thioesterase, chloroplastic-like isoform X2 produces the protein MVSSMAASTFFPASSSSLGQPVKSSKPFSGGPDSVDVRGIVAKPASSSGGLKVKTNAQSSPKINGTKVSLRKDGQMAEDDTLSSAPRTFYNQLPDWSMLLAAIITIFLAAEKQLTLLDWKPKRPDMLSDAFGFGMTVHNGLVFRQNFSIRSYEIGADRTASIETLMNHLQETALNHVKSAGLLGDGFGATPEMSRRNLIWVVTKMQVLVERYPIWGDVVEVDTWVGASGKNGMRKDWHVRDPLTGETIMEATSVWVMMNKLTRRLTKIPEEVRGEIEPYFVERTIIVDEDGRKLPKLDNDTADYVRKVQPHWCDLDVNQHVNNVKYIGWMLESAPISILENYELSSMTLEYRRECGRDSVVQSLTAVSTNYSDNPHDAAVECKHLLRLECGAEIVRGRTQWRPKQAHQLREAGFMPIRSS
- the LOC120262150 gene encoding palmitoyl-acyl carrier protein thioesterase, chloroplastic-like isoform X1 — encoded protein: MVSSMAASTFFPASSSSLGQPVKSSKPFSGGPDSVDVRGIVAKPASSSGGLKVKTNAQSSPKINGTKVSLRKDGQMAEDDTLSSAPRTFYNQLPDWSMLLAAIITIFLAAEKQLTLLDWKPKRPDMLSDAFGFGMTVHNGLVFRQNFSIRSYEIGADRTASIETLMNHLQETALNHVKSAGLLGDGFGATPEMSRRNLIWVVTKMQVLVERYPIWGDVVEVDTWVGASGKNGMRKDWHVRDPLTGETIMEATSVWVMMNKLTRRLTKIPEEVRGEIEPYFVERTIIVDEDGRKLPKLDNDTADYVRKGLTPHWCDLDVNQHVNNVKYIGWMLESAPISILENYELSSMTLEYRRECGRDSVVQSLTAVSTNYSDNPHDAAVECKHLLRLECGAEIVRGRTQWRPKQAHQLREAGFMPIRSS